One window from the genome of Microbulbifer sp. ALW1 encodes:
- a CDS encoding secondary thiamine-phosphate synthase enzyme YjbQ, with translation MALGKLEIVVNGQGLHEFTDEVNHWLASQNLFGSGLCTLFIQHTSASLLIQENADPSARVDLENWLNRLVPENDPLYTHTLEGPDDMPAHIKASLTACSLSIPMEDGRLLLGTWQGIYLWEHRHHRGKRRVIVQA, from the coding sequence ATGGCACTGGGAAAGCTGGAAATAGTAGTGAACGGGCAGGGACTGCACGAATTTACCGATGAGGTGAACCACTGGCTGGCCAGTCAGAACCTCTTTGGAAGTGGGCTGTGCACCCTGTTTATCCAGCACACCTCGGCCAGCCTGCTAATTCAGGAGAATGCGGACCCCAGTGCGCGGGTGGATCTTGAGAACTGGCTGAACCGCCTGGTGCCGGAGAATGACCCCCTGTACACCCATACCCTGGAAGGGCCAGATGATATGCCGGCACATATCAAGGCGTCGCTGACCGCCTGCAGCCTGAGTATCCCCATGGAGGACGGCCGGCTGCTGCTGGGCACTTGGCAGGGTATCTACCTGTGGGAGCACCGCCATCACCGCGGGAAGCGGCGGGTGATTGTGCAGGCCTGA
- the trmA gene encoding tRNA (uridine(54)-C5)-methyltransferase TrmA yields MALHRVNTDDYQQQLDQKVARLQQAYAPFTELTPEVFPSPPSHYRLRAEFKMWQEGGRVDYAMYKQGEYKKPFVIEEFTVGSERINVLMPPLLDAINNSELLRKRLFCTEFLTTLSGDALITLIYHKPLGEEWENEARTLQEKLGVPILGRSRKQKLVLDRDYVIEKLEIDGKSYQYKQVEGSFTQPNGDICRSMIQWAKSCCENAEGDLLELYCGNGNFTIPLAEHFDKALATEISKVSVNAAQENIAANGIENLHILRLSAEEFTQAIDKVRPFRRLKDFDLDSYDFSTVLVDPPRAGLDADTCAMIARFPKILYISCNPQTQLENLEELTKTHRIERFAIFDQFPYTDHTESAVLLVKK; encoded by the coding sequence ATGGCTCTTCACCGCGTAAATACCGACGACTACCAGCAACAACTGGATCAAAAGGTGGCCCGCCTGCAGCAGGCCTATGCGCCTTTTACCGAGCTGACCCCGGAGGTATTCCCCTCCCCGCCCAGCCACTACCGCCTGCGCGCGGAGTTCAAAATGTGGCAGGAAGGCGGCCGGGTGGATTACGCCATGTACAAACAGGGCGAGTACAAAAAGCCGTTTGTTATCGAGGAGTTTACCGTCGGCTCCGAGCGGATCAACGTATTGATGCCGCCATTGCTAGACGCCATTAACAACAGTGAGCTTCTGCGAAAGCGCCTGTTCTGCACCGAATTCCTGACAACCCTGAGCGGCGATGCGTTGATCACGCTGATCTACCACAAACCGCTGGGTGAAGAATGGGAAAACGAGGCGCGCACGCTGCAGGAGAAACTGGGCGTGCCGATCCTGGGTCGCTCACGGAAGCAGAAACTGGTGCTCGACCGGGATTACGTGATCGAAAAACTGGAGATCGACGGCAAAAGCTACCAGTACAAACAGGTAGAAGGCAGCTTTACCCAGCCGAATGGTGACATCTGCCGCTCAATGATTCAGTGGGCCAAAAGCTGCTGCGAAAATGCCGAGGGCGATTTACTGGAGCTCTACTGCGGCAATGGCAACTTCACCATTCCCCTGGCGGAGCATTTCGACAAGGCGCTGGCCACCGAAATTTCCAAAGTTTCCGTTAACGCTGCACAGGAAAATATCGCGGCAAACGGAATAGAAAACTTGCACATCCTGCGCCTGTCTGCGGAGGAGTTCACCCAGGCCATCGACAAGGTCCGTCCCTTTCGCCGCCTGAAAGATTTTGATCTCGACAGTTACGACTTCTCAACCGTACTGGTGGACCCACCCAGAGCCGGTCTGGATGCCGATACCTGCGCAATGATCGCCCGCTTCCCAAAAATTCTGTATATCTCCTGCAACCCGCAAACGCAGCTGGAGAACCTGGAAGAACTGACCAAAACCCACCGCATTGAGCGCTTTGCGATTTTTGACCAGTTCCCCTATACGGATCACACCGAATCCGCCGTGCTTTTGGTTAAAAAGTAA
- a CDS encoding SRPBCC family protein, whose protein sequence is MKLEFESIIDRPVEEVFEFCASRAGFLSHFPYRTNWISGPEYWHSCGERLRFVFYMFGLPFTYEAEITEFEPNSHFVDEMRKGPYKYFRHEHHFEDLGGKTRYRDVLEFSGGFLGLADPFICSPITKSTFAKRHALMKRELSPSNP, encoded by the coding sequence ATGAAACTCGAGTTTGAAAGTATTATCGATCGCCCCGTAGAGGAAGTCTTTGAATTCTGTGCATCCAGAGCCGGATTCCTGTCGCATTTCCCCTATAGAACAAACTGGATTTCCGGGCCGGAATACTGGCATAGCTGTGGCGAGCGATTACGCTTTGTTTTCTATATGTTCGGGCTTCCTTTCACTTATGAAGCAGAAATCACTGAATTTGAACCCAATAGCCACTTCGTCGATGAAATGCGAAAAGGGCCTTATAAGTATTTCCGCCATGAACATCATTTTGAGGATTTGGGTGGAAAAACCCGATACCGCGATGTACTCGAATTTTCCGGGGGGTTTCTTGGCCTTGCAGACCCCTTCATTTGCTCACCGATAACAAAAAGCACCTTTGCAAAGCGCCATGCGCTTATGAAAAGAGAACTTTCCCCCAGCAATCCCTGA
- a CDS encoding 3-oxoacyl-[acyl-carrier-protein] synthase III C-terminal domain-containing protein: MGNRKVKLVDFHCSDYGIPITNEKLYEKLEQCTRNGLDNESRELYRKLLLESPQRVRHLSHDIEVLSRTNCREQRLALYEKTIRSLMTDAINGLFKKTGKSAKDIDFIVVTSSVGKTMPSAASIVASAFSFPSHAVTLNLGDMACSSGLAALDAGIRFLRSENRPARCLVIALEAVSNLFNQSQDGVIPNVVFGEGCAALLISTYREPALYGIDESVRTISSGNQEFEAIRYIEGSGGPAIRLSRTLPKVAARGIEQNLRILVPKIASTSEKIHYAVTKKVPDWQSKIDYWALHPGGTAVLSGLAKSLKLSKGDLAFSFRVFEQRSNMSSPSIFYVLDEIEKTGPKTGKRVFMMSFGSGFKVNSMILTRIARGAPQPTTALKILRDGDCLKINLPNQAESSPQNQNFSGLGYTQEDDPALAVKQLWKHTLGVDRIIVSPCVLPLLANDKILRFIRESYRLLLPGGSVEVPSKSDHDKTSTENLAFFAKLKSEIQSVSADFNSEARKISVGA; this comes from the coding sequence ATGGGAAACAGAAAAGTCAAATTAGTCGACTTCCATTGTTCGGATTATGGAATACCGATTACCAACGAAAAGCTTTATGAAAAGCTCGAACAGTGTACGCGCAACGGACTCGACAACGAGTCGCGCGAACTCTACAGAAAGCTCCTTCTGGAAAGCCCACAACGCGTTCGGCACTTGAGTCACGATATTGAAGTACTTTCTCGCACCAACTGCCGGGAACAACGCCTGGCGCTATACGAGAAAACCATTCGCAGCCTGATGACTGACGCCATCAATGGTCTTTTCAAGAAAACCGGAAAATCCGCCAAAGACATCGATTTTATTGTTGTCACCAGTAGCGTCGGGAAAACCATGCCCAGTGCGGCAAGTATCGTCGCCAGTGCATTTTCATTCCCCTCCCATGCGGTCACCCTGAACCTTGGCGACATGGCCTGTTCCAGTGGGCTGGCTGCACTGGATGCAGGTATTCGCTTCCTGAGATCAGAAAATCGGCCGGCACGCTGCCTGGTGATCGCCCTGGAGGCTGTCAGCAATTTGTTTAATCAATCTCAGGATGGTGTCATACCAAATGTGGTATTTGGAGAGGGCTGCGCAGCGCTGCTTATCAGCACCTACCGGGAGCCCGCACTTTACGGTATTGACGAGAGCGTGCGCACCATCAGCTCAGGAAACCAGGAATTTGAGGCCATTCGCTACATTGAGGGGAGCGGCGGTCCCGCCATACGGCTGTCAAGAACCTTACCGAAAGTTGCTGCCCGGGGCATTGAACAAAACCTGAGGATCCTGGTTCCCAAGATCGCCTCAACCAGCGAGAAAATTCATTACGCCGTCACAAAGAAAGTCCCAGACTGGCAAAGTAAAATCGATTACTGGGCCCTGCATCCAGGTGGCACCGCAGTGCTGTCGGGGCTGGCAAAAAGCCTGAAGCTGTCCAAAGGAGATTTGGCGTTCAGTTTTCGCGTCTTCGAGCAACGCTCAAATATGAGTTCGCCCTCCATTTTCTACGTACTGGATGAAATTGAGAAGACAGGGCCCAAAACCGGCAAACGTGTATTCATGATGAGTTTCGGTTCCGGGTTTAAAGTCAATTCCATGATCCTGACACGTATTGCACGCGGTGCACCCCAGCCGACGACCGCATTAAAAATACTCCGCGATGGAGATTGCCTGAAAATCAATCTTCCCAACCAGGCGGAGAGCAGTCCGCAAAACCAGAATTTCAGCGGTCTTGGGTACACGCAAGAGGATGATCCGGCACTTGCGGTAAAACAGCTGTGGAAGCACACGCTGGGAGTCGATCGAATAATCGTCTCTCCCTGTGTCTTGCCACTGCTCGCAAACGACAAAATCCTTCGATTCATTCGTGAAAGTTATCGCCTGCTGCTTCCCGGTGGCAGCGTGGAAGTACCGAGCAAGAGCGATCACGACAAGACGTCTACGGAAAATTTAGCGTTTTTCGCCAAGCTGAAATCCGAGATTCAATCTGTTTCCGCAGATTTTAATTCCGAAGCACGCAAAATCTCAGTCGGTGCTTGA
- a CDS encoding DUF2489 domain-containing protein yields the protein MTEPMTEVPVWILVIAGLIIFTLSAIATYYCLELRKAQKRQKAQLAELEAAADAQRDRVNTSIQIIAKTLLDDGVGLTEASLRIRVLLDSLQVEPAVKEEFVAFYQVADKTSHIPILEDWKKLSRKEKFAFEKEMARVEDDYRDFALDAAKRILGRNF from the coding sequence ATGACCGAACCCATGACCGAAGTACCTGTCTGGATTCTGGTAATCGCCGGACTGATTATTTTTACCCTTTCCGCGATTGCGACTTACTACTGCCTGGAACTACGCAAGGCGCAAAAGCGGCAAAAGGCGCAGCTGGCGGAGCTGGAAGCGGCAGCGGATGCGCAGCGGGATCGGGTGAACACCAGTATTCAGATCATCGCCAAAACCCTGCTCGATGACGGGGTGGGCCTGACCGAAGCCTCACTGCGGATTCGTGTGCTGCTGGATTCCCTGCAGGTTGAGCCGGCAGTGAAAGAGGAGTTTGTGGCGTTTTACCAGGTTGCGGATAAAACCAGCCACATCCCGATCCTTGAGGACTGGAAGAAGCTTTCGCGCAAGGAAAAATTTGCGTTTGAAAAGGAAATGGCGCGGGTGGAAGACGATTACCGGGATTTCGCACTGGATGCAGCCAAGCGGATTCTTGGCCGCAACTTCTAA
- a CDS encoding RND family transporter — translation MKGYVFWLSANRGKVLLIASCLFIVAISGALNLKFSTDFRVYLSADHPDVQQIDLVERKYTKNETLFVGISPTSDSAYSEKTLTLVAELTRALWQTPYARRVDSLTNFQYSHAQDDDIFVRNLYKPQNNSASQSTINEKVREIAQTEPLIKNFLAGEDGRALGIQITLQLSDQLDRRMQQTPEAVTFVRNLIERTQAKHPDYEYFLAGSVLMNQVMGEAALQDTLYLVPFGYLVIILLMAFLMRSFIGIALTLGTATLSNGFVFGIIGWTDPILAPVAGFVPNAILVIAVADCIHLLTTYYAKLSSGESVEESLASALSRNFNAITLTSITTIIGFLCLNFNESPPYRDLGNMIALGCLFAYVISVVIVPALLLSLPISRQPRAPTLTQFMPRLSAHIVRRSNPYFFLGCAALGVFCYLATYNQFEDNWNNYFDHSFQLRQDSDAINRDLTGLHRVDFDIEVSGTSSATITSVEYLQFVSQFSEWLRTQAEVRYVSAIPDTIARLNKNMHGDDITQLKLPDSDNLSAQYLLLYEMSLPYGLDLTNQVAFDKRASRVTAILDKSTSEQLLTFSARAQTWSRQNGPDSVQVSNPVGLDVAFANLSRSNIKSMLWGTALAFTLISLLIGITFRSFIYGFISIFSNVTPAIVALGIWAVTASTIGLATSAVISMAIGIIVDDTIHFLSKYRYARNALNYSPEASIEYAHRDAGTAILTTSIILAAGFLVLGLSPFEPTSQMGNLLALTIVTALVIDLVFLPCLLLKLDPQKKPKPSQASQNESLAGEAS, via the coding sequence ATGAAAGGCTATGTTTTCTGGCTTAGCGCCAATCGTGGCAAAGTACTGCTTATCGCGTCCTGCCTTTTCATCGTGGCAATTTCAGGTGCCCTAAACCTGAAATTCAGTACGGATTTCCGTGTCTACCTTTCTGCGGACCATCCTGACGTACAGCAAATCGATCTGGTCGAAAGAAAATACACCAAGAACGAAACACTCTTTGTTGGAATCAGTCCGACCAGTGACAGCGCCTATTCAGAAAAAACACTGACTCTCGTTGCAGAACTCACCAGAGCACTATGGCAAACCCCCTATGCCAGGAGGGTGGACTCCCTAACAAACTTCCAGTACAGCCATGCGCAAGACGATGACATTTTTGTCAGAAACCTGTACAAGCCCCAAAACAATAGCGCCTCGCAAAGCACGATTAATGAGAAAGTTCGCGAGATTGCTCAGACGGAGCCACTCATAAAGAATTTTCTAGCCGGGGAAGATGGGCGTGCACTGGGTATTCAAATTACCCTTCAGCTCAGCGACCAGCTCGATCGAAGAATGCAACAAACACCGGAAGCCGTCACCTTCGTGCGGAACCTGATTGAGCGCACCCAGGCTAAACACCCGGATTACGAATACTTTCTCGCGGGCTCTGTGTTGATGAATCAGGTCATGGGGGAAGCCGCACTACAGGACACGCTATACCTGGTTCCCTTCGGGTATCTGGTGATTATCCTACTGATGGCATTCCTGATGCGTAGCTTTATCGGTATCGCCCTGACATTGGGGACCGCAACACTCAGCAATGGCTTTGTATTCGGGATCATCGGATGGACAGATCCAATTCTGGCACCTGTTGCTGGCTTTGTCCCCAATGCCATTCTCGTTATCGCAGTCGCTGACTGTATTCACCTGCTGACCACCTACTACGCAAAACTCTCGAGTGGTGAATCGGTCGAAGAATCACTTGCCAGCGCGCTATCGCGAAATTTCAACGCAATCACACTGACCTCAATCACAACCATTATCGGCTTTCTATGCCTGAATTTTAACGAGTCCCCACCCTATCGGGACTTGGGAAATATGATCGCCCTAGGCTGCCTGTTCGCCTATGTGATTTCAGTCGTAATCGTCCCAGCGCTGTTACTATCCCTGCCTATATCGCGCCAACCCCGCGCGCCGACCTTAACGCAGTTTATGCCGCGGCTCTCAGCCCATATTGTCCGCCGTAGTAATCCATACTTCTTTCTCGGTTGTGCAGCGCTCGGTGTATTCTGCTATCTGGCCACGTACAATCAGTTCGAAGATAACTGGAATAATTACTTCGACCATTCGTTCCAACTCAGGCAGGATTCGGATGCTATCAACCGCGATTTAACCGGGCTACACCGGGTGGACTTCGATATCGAAGTCTCAGGCACCAGTTCGGCAACGATCACGTCGGTTGAGTATCTCCAGTTTGTCAGCCAGTTTTCCGAATGGCTTAGAACACAAGCCGAGGTACGTTACGTATCCGCAATACCGGACACCATTGCACGTCTCAACAAGAACATGCATGGCGACGATATTACCCAATTGAAACTCCCTGATTCTGACAATCTCAGTGCGCAGTACCTGTTGCTCTATGAAATGTCGCTACCTTACGGGCTGGATCTCACCAACCAGGTGGCCTTTGACAAGCGCGCCTCGCGCGTAACCGCCATTCTGGACAAATCAACCTCTGAGCAGCTGCTAACATTTTCAGCCCGTGCACAGACATGGTCGCGCCAAAACGGTCCGGACAGTGTGCAGGTATCCAACCCCGTAGGCCTGGATGTGGCGTTTGCCAATCTTTCCCGCTCGAATATCAAAAGCATGCTGTGGGGAACCGCCCTTGCATTTACCCTGATCTCCCTGCTCATTGGTATTACATTCCGCTCCTTTATCTACGGTTTCATCAGTATCTTTTCCAATGTCACTCCCGCCATTGTGGCTCTGGGTATCTGGGCGGTTACGGCTTCCACCATCGGGCTTGCCACCTCTGCGGTCATTTCGATGGCAATTGGCATCATCGTTGACGACACCATTCATTTTCTCAGCAAGTACCGATACGCACGTAATGCACTCAATTATTCACCGGAAGCGTCCATCGAGTATGCACATCGGGATGCCGGCACTGCGATCCTGACAACATCCATTATTCTCGCTGCCGGTTTTCTGGTGCTGGGACTATCACCTTTCGAGCCTACCTCGCAAATGGGAAATCTACTGGCTCTGACTATTGTGACGGCGCTTGTCATCGACCTGGTGTTCCTGCCCTGCCTGCTCCTCAAGCTGGATCCGCAAAAGAAGCCAAAGCCTTCACAAGCCTCCCAGAACGAATCACTCGCCGGAGAAGCATCTTGA
- a CDS encoding outer membrane lipoprotein-sorting protein — protein MLNLTTRLRSRQNTSSMGAGMVNTLARLTLLLIAVTPAWAETVADQRGYQIAERTDRSDRGFHSSIADLTMVLRDASGNESTRALTIQTLEVSDPLLGDKSLILFNTPADVRGTALLSHSRILEPDDQWLYLPALRREKRISSANKSGPFVGSEFAFEDFTAQALEKYEYQYLRSEPCGEFVCDVVERRPKYAESGYTRQISWTDQNRSQMVKVEFYDRRDTLLKTLEMEDYRQYEGKFWRAHRLTMVNHLTGRSTDLVYSDYRFDTEFSDRDFEKSVLRRIR, from the coding sequence ATGTTGAACTTAACTACGCGCTTGCGCTCAAGACAGAACACGTCGTCCATGGGGGCCGGTATGGTCAACACGCTTGCACGTCTGACATTATTGCTGATCGCAGTTACCCCAGCCTGGGCAGAAACGGTTGCTGACCAGCGGGGCTATCAGATCGCTGAGCGAACGGATCGTTCAGACCGGGGCTTCCATTCCAGTATTGCCGATCTCACCATGGTGCTCCGCGACGCGTCTGGAAATGAGTCAACAAGAGCGCTCACCATACAAACCTTAGAAGTGAGTGATCCCCTACTGGGCGACAAGAGCCTGATTCTCTTCAATACGCCCGCCGACGTTCGCGGTACCGCATTACTGTCCCATTCGCGGATTTTAGAGCCAGACGACCAGTGGCTGTATTTACCCGCACTCCGTCGCGAAAAGCGTATCAGCTCTGCCAATAAATCCGGCCCATTTGTCGGCAGTGAATTTGCATTCGAAGACTTTACTGCGCAGGCACTCGAAAAGTACGAATATCAGTATTTGCGGTCGGAGCCGTGCGGCGAATTTGTCTGCGACGTCGTAGAACGACGCCCCAAGTATGCAGAGTCTGGTTACACCCGCCAAATTTCCTGGACAGATCAAAACCGCAGCCAGATGGTGAAAGTCGAATTTTACGACCGCCGTGACACTCTGCTAAAAACGCTGGAGATGGAAGATTATCGACAGTACGAGGGCAAATTCTGGCGAGCGCACCGTTTGACAATGGTCAATCACTTGACAGGTCGCAGCACCGATTTGGTGTACTCGGACTATCGTTTCGACACCGAATTCAGTGACCGGGATTTTGAAAAATCCGTACTTCGCAGGATTCGTTAG
- a CDS encoding fatty acid desaturase → MKINTYSKLREELHRRGLFTQNSSLSAALLVMEPAICAGSIYFLCRSEILSVSYLFWLAVAGISMFRCFSLLHECGHRAMFRSQRSNTLAGYFLSAFCLVPFTPWRELHLQHHKWVGVIDRDPTQAGLLKLREASFLKRQAFRWVWWFCVPIPSIQLIFSVFWLHPFKKSTTRKSRNSGLLSLVVCLVPQVTLGLTMGMSNWLSYILPAIIFYFFWFEAINFTHHSGIFPFTSKTRSTPIPLHEQDSVSRTSSFSKLLSTVLAYNFNFHTEHHYFPTVPWHNLPEVYSLVQASGDLGTYEDVPMLGFSAKLRLSDPVKIYIDPVKNLQV, encoded by the coding sequence TTGAAGATCAACACTTACTCCAAGCTTCGGGAAGAACTGCATCGCCGGGGACTGTTCACACAGAACAGCTCCCTCTCAGCCGCACTGCTTGTAATGGAGCCGGCCATTTGCGCGGGCTCAATCTACTTTCTGTGCAGATCGGAGATCCTCAGCGTTTCCTATCTATTCTGGTTAGCCGTAGCTGGCATCTCCATGTTCCGCTGTTTTTCCCTGCTGCACGAATGCGGTCATCGCGCCATGTTTCGCAGCCAGCGGAGCAACACACTGGCCGGCTACTTTTTGAGCGCCTTCTGCCTGGTGCCTTTTACACCCTGGCGAGAATTACACCTGCAACACCACAAATGGGTGGGCGTGATCGACCGGGATCCAACCCAGGCAGGGCTTCTCAAGCTACGAGAGGCATCCTTCCTAAAACGGCAGGCATTTCGCTGGGTTTGGTGGTTTTGTGTTCCCATCCCCTCAATTCAATTGATTTTCTCAGTGTTCTGGCTGCACCCGTTCAAAAAAAGTACCACCCGAAAGAGTCGAAACAGCGGACTGCTATCTCTAGTAGTGTGCCTTGTCCCCCAAGTCACACTGGGACTTACAATGGGCATGTCAAACTGGTTGAGCTACATCCTTCCAGCCATCATCTTCTACTTTTTCTGGTTTGAAGCCATTAACTTCACCCACCACTCCGGCATTTTTCCTTTCACATCGAAAACTCGGTCGACGCCTATACCATTGCATGAGCAGGACAGCGTTTCCAGAACCTCCTCTTTTTCAAAATTGCTCTCAACGGTGCTGGCATACAACTTCAACTTTCACACAGAGCACCACTACTTTCCTACGGTCCCATGGCACAACCTGCCCGAAGTGTATTCACTCGTTCAGGCATCCGGGGATCTCGGCACTTATGAAGACGTCCCCATGCTGGGGTTTTCTGCCAAGCTACGACTTTCAGACCCCGTAAAAATCTACATTGATCCGGTAAAGAACCTACAGGTGTAA
- a CDS encoding rubredoxin — MNQRKFMCILCGFVYDEKLGRPEEGIPAGTAWQDVPESWTCPDCGMSKGDFDMTEI; from the coding sequence ATGAATCAGCGTAAGTTTATGTGCATTTTGTGTGGATTTGTGTACGACGAGAAATTGGGGCGACCTGAAGAGGGCATTCCAGCAGGTACCGCATGGCAGGATGTCCCGGAAAGCTGGACATGCCCGGATTGTGGCATGTCGAAAGGCGACTTTGATATGACCGAAATCTAG